The Candidatus Cloacimonadota bacterium genome contains the following window.
ATCAAATCTTTTATCATCTTCAAATTTCTGCATAAACATTTCATATCCTTTCTGTGATCCATATAAATCCACAATTAAATCTACATCTGTAAAATATCTTTTTCTTTTGCCAATAAACTCTAAATAATTTGAGAATTGCCATTCTTCGGGAAAAGATACAATTCCGGCATTAACTGGATTTCGGTGAATATACCAAATCACATATTGTATATATTGAATTTTATCAATTAATTTCTTTTTGGGTTTTCCTTCGAAGAGAGTACCAGAACGTTTTTGCTCTTTATTAATTGCTAAAGTGTACGATGTAAAGGTTGATTTCAAGAAATTAGAAATAGATCCGTTCAAATCTTGTTTAAGTAACAAATGATAATGATTTGGCATTAAACAAAATGCAGTTAAATCAATTTTGTGTTTCTTCGAATTATTTAAAAACAAATTAATTAAATATTTATAGTTCCTTTGATGAAAAAAAATATCGTTTCTATTACATCCTCTATTGTAAACATGATAAAAATTTCCATCTTGATAAAAAGACATTAATCACCCCCAAAAATACTTTCCGAAAGCTTCTCTCTGCTTTTCTTTCACATGTTTTCGGAAAGTTGATTAATTAACTATCACTTTTCCGACATCTCATAAAAATTCTTTCCGAAAGCTTCTCTCTGCATCTCTTTCACATGCTTTAGGAAAGTTGATCAATTAACTATCACTTTTCCGACATCTTATAAAAGAATTTGCGAAAGAAGATGACGGAAAAAGCATTCTTTCTGACGGAAAAATTAATTTATCCACAAGTCAACCAACTCAGGTAACATCTCACCAGATTTTCCCATATGAAATTCATCGATGAACATTAGGTTTTGCGGTGGCTGCAGGTTTACTCCGATCGTTTTTGCTCCATTTGCTTTAGCCAGATAAACCAGGCTGGCTGCTGGTTGAACAGTGCCGCTGGTTCCTGCAACCAGAAAATAGTTTGCCGATCTTAATATTGCATCAATTTCATTCATAAAATATGGTATCTCGCCAAACCAGACAATATCAGGACGAAGCTTGCCACCACAATTCGTGCATACAGGAATATCATGCTTCATGTAAATCTCTTGCATAGCAAAATCTTTGCTGCATTCGGTGCAAAAACTGCTATTGAGAGAACCATGCATTTCGATGACTCGCTTATTACCGGCAGCTTGATGCAAACCATCGATATTCTGGGTGATCAACATGAAATTTTCGCCAAGAAACTTTTCCAGTTTCTGTAATGCGAAATGTCCTGGATTTGGTTTTACTTCATCCAGCTTTTTATAACGTTGCTTATAGAAATCCCAGACAAGCTGTGGATTGCTTTCAAATGCCCTGAGTGTACAAACATTTTCAACTTTGTGATTTTCCCACAATCCATCATGATCTCTAAATGTTTTTAAACCGGATTCAGCACTAATTCCCGCTCCGGTAAGAACTATTACATGATCCGTTTTATTAAATTTGAACCTGGTTTTCATCATAACTTCCTAAGTTAATATTTGAATAAAATATTCGTTCTCATTAAAATATTGTTCAGCTAGTTCTCTCAATAATTTCAAATTTACTTCTTCCAATCTTTTATCTCGATTTTTGTAATATTCATAACCAAAACCAATTGCTTCCAGCACCGAAAGAGTCTGCGCCTGGTTCAGCATACTTTCTTCTTCCATCAGTCGAATTCCACGCACATAATTTTTTGTTTTCTGCAGCTCTTCTTTGGAAATTCCTTTTGTTTTTACATCATTCAAAACCTGTTTTATTACTTCAAGAGCTTGCTTCTGATTAGCTTTATCGACAATTGCGACAGCATCATAATAGCCAAAATCTCGAACTGAACGATAATTGAATTCAACTGAATAAGCCAGGCCACGTTTCTCTCTTAATTCGTTGAACAGCAGCGAATTGGTGTCTCCACCGATTATCTGACTGAGAACATGAAAAGCTGTGTTCTTTTTAGTTTCACTAGCCGTACAACCAAATCCACCCAGGCAAATTACAGCCTGGTCTGAATTTTTATTAATCTGTTTAAAACTTTTAGAAGAAGGTTCAATAATGGGTTTTTGTATGGAGCTTTTAAAACGATTTTCATTGTATCTGAAAAGTTTCTGACAAGTTTTCAGAACTACATCAAAATTTATATCACCAACAACTGCCAGCGTCATATTTTTGGGATGAAAATGGGTTTCGTACCATTTTTGAATTTTCCTTAAAGATATTGTGCGCAAAGTTTTTTTGTAGCCGCTTCTGCTGATAACATTACTGTATTTTCCAAACATCATTTCCTTCCAACTGCGCGAAGCTGAATAGATGGGGTAATCCTTTTCTCGGTCGATGTTGCTCATGTAAGAATTTTTTAAGTTATGAAAAAAGTCATTTGGGAAGGTGGGAGTTTGAACAACATCTGCCAGAAGTTCCAAGCCAACAGGTAACATTTCGTTGAAACATTTCAGTTTGACGGAAGTGGTTTCTGCTTGAGGAGTTATGCCAAAATTGATTCCATTTGTTGTACAGAAATTCAGAAATTGCTGATAATTTCTCTTCTCGTTTCCATACAGCATCAGTCCAGCTGTAAGTAAGTTTATGCCAAGATTAGATTTATCTTCATTCAATTGTGAAACTTCAAAGGAAATGGAAACACCAACTGTTGGCTTTCCTTTCACCTTTTTCATGATGATTTTCATTCCATTTTCTAAGGTTTGTTGCATAACTTTTTTTCGAGATTTCTCGGAAGATTTGAAAGATATTGATTCCTGGAATTGAGAAAGGATTTTATCTTCATCTAATTTCTGCATTCCTTTGTGAAAAATATGAACTAAATTTGGAGCCAAGAATTTTCTGATCACACGTAGAGTTTGAGCAATTTCAATTTTGCTGATAAGCTTTGGATATTCGAAAAAACTCTCAAAACCGGAAAGTACTTCTTCCCCACCCAAACTGGTAGCGAGAGATTCTACGTATTCAAAGGCATACCGATGATAAAATATCATCTCTTTTTTGTTATCACTGAGCTCTTGATGTGACATTCCAAATGTAATAAATCTCCTCAATTCTTCCAGAAAAATTAGAATGATCTTATTCAGGTCAGCTTTCTTTTTGGGCATCACATTTATTAGAGCTGCGCCATCATTAATTCCGCTAAGAGAGTTTACTCTGATGGAATCGATCAATTTTTCTTCGTCAAAAAGCCGCTTATAAAGACGTGACGACTTTCCAATAGCAAAAGCTTTTACAGCTAAAGAAAGTGCGTAGGATTCAGGATTATTCTCCGAAAGGTCGGGAAAGGCAAAAGCCAACATATCATTCGATATCTTCTTATGAAAACTTGTGAATCCTGGTTCAGAAGGAAATACAACTTTTGAAAGTGTTCGTTTAGCTAATCTTTTCGGTTTCCAATCCAGAAAATATTCATCCAATAATTTTGTTGTTTTTTCTTCGTTTATATCTCCGGAAATAACCAGAAAACAGTTATTCGGAACGTAATATTTTTTATAGAAATCCTGTAGATCTTTTCTGGTTGCAGTTTTCAAACTATCCAGGTTTCCAATTATCGGATTTTTATAAGGATTGTTTTCAAAATAATTTTCGGCAATTTCTTCCACGAAAGAATCTTCCGGATCATTTTTATATTGCTTAAGTTCTTCAATGATAACCAGCTTTTCAGAATCAAATTCCTGCTGCTTGAAATCGGCTTTAAGTGCAAGCTGGCTGATGATTTCCATACCTTCCTGTAAAAACCTGGAGGGTAAAGTTATATAAAAACAGGTTATGTCATATTCTGTGAAGGCATTGATCGTTCCTCCCAGAACGGTAACCTGTTCCATGATGGAATTCCGGGGGAATTTTTCTGTGGATTTGAAGACAAGATGTTCAGTAAAATGCGAAAATCCAGCTTCGTTCTTTTCTTCCCAGGATGAACCGATCCTGACATAAAACTGCAGACAGACCAGGGGATTGCTGTTGTCGGTTGCCAAAATTGCTTTAAATTTGTTTTCTAGTACTGTTGAAGTTACATTCATTTGTTTCTCTCTACTTTTCTTTCCACGCTGGCAAATGCATTATGATTATGGATCGATTCCATGTTCTCCGATTCCACATAAAACCAGGCAATTCGCTTATCAGATCGGAGTTTCAGCGTTATCTCGCGAACGATGTCTTCCACAAAAGTTGGATTTTGATAAGCTTTCTCTGTCACATATTTTTCATCCACTCTTTTCAGGAGTGCATAAACTTCGCTGCTGGCTGCAGATTCGATGATCTCGATGATCTCTTCCAACCAGATAAATTCATGATAAATAAGTTTCACTGTAACATTGGAACGCTGACTGTGCGCACCAAAATCACTGATCTCTTTGGAACATGGGCACAAAGTTGTTACCGGTACTTCCACGCCGATCTTCAAACAAAAATCTTCCTGCAAAGAAGCTTCGAAAATACAGTTATAATCCATCAATGAAACAGTTTGTGAAACTGGAGCTGTTTTCTTAATAAAATAAGGAAACGTTAATTTTACATAAGAAGCATCTGCATTCAAAGATGTTTTAAGTTCTTCCAGGAATTCGTGCAGTTTGTGAATGAAATTTTCCTGGTGAAAGTGATTTAACACTTCCAGAAATCTACTCATGTGAGTACCACGATGATTGTGCGGAAGTTCGACGAACATATCTAAATTTGCCACAGTATTCTGGATTTTATTCGCTCTATCTTCCACGCTAATTGGATAACGTACATTCTTCACACCGACTTTGTCTATGGTAATATTTCGATTATCTTGCAAACTTTGAATATCAACTTTATCTTTCATATTTATTCCCTGCTTTTATATTCATCCAGTCCGTTCGATTCATAAATTTCAATTTTTCCTGCATTTTCCACCAGGATCGATGCTTCAATTCCCGGTAAGGAATTCACCAACTGCATAGCGTTTTCAGGCTGCATCAGAAATAATGCTGTGGAATAAGCATCTGCCGTCATTGCCTTGTTGGCAATGATAGTAACTGAAGTTGCATTTCGGCTGGGATAACCTGTATCGGGATCCAGAATATGATGATATCGGATTCCGTCTTTCATGAAAAATCTTTCATAATCCCCAGAAGTTACAATAGATTTATCTTTAATTTTTAGAACACCAATTACTTTGTTACGATCGTCTCGAGGATGCTGAATTCCAATGTTAAGCGGCTTATTCTGGCCAAAAATTCGAATATCTCCTCCGGCATTTATAAAGCCGTTTGTGATGCCCT
Protein-coding sequences here:
- a CDS encoding transposase, whose product is MSFYQDGNFYHVYNRGCNRNDIFFHQRNYKYLINLFLNNSKKHKIDLTAFCLMPNHYHLLLKQDLNGSISNFLKSTFTSYTLAINKEQKRSGTLFEGKPKKKLIDKIQYIQYVIWYIHRNPVNAGIVSFPEEWQFSNYLEFIGKRKRYFTDVDLIVDLYGSQKGYEMFMQKFEDDKRFDLEL
- a CDS encoding NAD-dependent deacylase, with product MKTRFKFNKTDHVIVLTGAGISAESGLKTFRDHDGLWENHKVENVCTLRAFESNPQLVWDFYKQRYKKLDEVKPNPGHFALQKLEKFLGENFMLITQNIDGLHQAAGNKRVIEMHGSLNSSFCTECSKDFAMQEIYMKHDIPVCTNCGGKLRPDIVWFGEIPYFMNEIDAILRSANYFLVAGTSGTVQPAASLVYLAKANGAKTIGVNLQPPQNLMFIDEFHMGKSGEMLPELVDLWIN
- a CDS encoding insulinase family protein, encoding MNVTSTVLENKFKAILATDNSNPLVCLQFYVRIGSSWEEKNEAGFSHFTEHLVFKSTEKFPRNSIMEQVTVLGGTINAFTEYDITCFYITLPSRFLQEGMEIISQLALKADFKQQEFDSEKLVIIEELKQYKNDPEDSFVEEIAENYFENNPYKNPIIGNLDSLKTATRKDLQDFYKKYYVPNNCFLVISGDINEEKTTKLLDEYFLDWKPKRLAKRTLSKVVFPSEPGFTSFHKKISNDMLAFAFPDLSENNPESYALSLAVKAFAIGKSSRLYKRLFDEEKLIDSIRVNSLSGINDGAALINVMPKKKADLNKIILIFLEELRRFITFGMSHQELSDNKKEMIFYHRYAFEYVESLATSLGGEEVLSGFESFFEYPKLISKIEIAQTLRVIRKFLAPNLVHIFHKGMQKLDEDKILSQFQESISFKSSEKSRKKVMQQTLENGMKIIMKKVKGKPTVGVSISFEVSQLNEDKSNLGINLLTAGLMLYGNEKRNYQQFLNFCTTNGINFGITPQAETTSVKLKCFNEMLPVGLELLADVVQTPTFPNDFFHNLKNSYMSNIDREKDYPIYSASRSWKEMMFGKYSNVISRSGYKKTLRTISLRKIQKWYETHFHPKNMTLAVVGDINFDVVLKTCQKLFRYNENRFKSSIQKPIIEPSSKSFKQINKNSDQAVICLGGFGCTASETKKNTAFHVLSQIIGGDTNSLLFNELREKRGLAYSVEFNYRSVRDFGYYDAVAIVDKANQKQALEVIKQVLNDVKTKGISKEELQKTKNYVRGIRLMEEESMLNQAQTLSVLEAIGFGYEYYKNRDKRLEEVNLKLLRELAEQYFNENEYFIQILT
- the folE2 gene encoding GTP cyclohydrolase FolE2, with product MKDKVDIQSLQDNRNITIDKVGVKNVRYPISVEDRANKIQNTVANLDMFVELPHNHRGTHMSRFLEVLNHFHQENFIHKLHEFLEELKTSLNADASYVKLTFPYFIKKTAPVSQTVSLMDYNCIFEASLQEDFCLKIGVEVPVTTLCPCSKEISDFGAHSQRSNVTVKLIYHEFIWLEEIIEIIESAASSEVYALLKRVDEKYVTEKAYQNPTFVEDIVREITLKLRSDKRIAWFYVESENMESIHNHNAFASVERKVERNK